The following proteins are co-located in the Deinococcus metallilatus genome:
- a CDS encoding ribonuclease HI codes for MNQAYVDASWHERPDGHGVGGWGLVLLLPGELPARYQGQLDAPDNNAAELRAVLEAVRHAPEGEPLAVYTDNEAVIASVGRGRGPHLLADLAREVQDEAGARGVPLRVAYVPRTRRHMLSAHDLANDARRGLATPTAAGPHADVLIEQRPTLPEARVSLRRHGERVTALVNLDPLSDVPPSAQALLAAVTLARPGEVLLVRRASKVAQALWQRPERALRPAAHAELAQARQTADGLGVQVEFQGTG; via the coding sequence ATGAACCAGGCCTACGTAGACGCGAGCTGGCACGAACGCCCGGACGGGCACGGCGTGGGCGGCTGGGGGCTGGTGCTGCTGCTGCCGGGCGAACTGCCCGCCCGCTACCAGGGCCAACTGGACGCCCCCGACAACAATGCCGCCGAATTACGCGCGGTGCTGGAAGCCGTGCGGCACGCGCCGGAAGGGGAGCCACTGGCGGTCTACACGGACAACGAGGCCGTGATCGCGTCGGTGGGCCGGGGGCGCGGGCCGCACCTGCTGGCGGACCTCGCCCGGGAAGTGCAGGACGAGGCGGGAGCACGGGGCGTGCCGCTGCGGGTGGCGTACGTGCCGCGCACCCGGCGGCACATGCTGTCGGCCCACGACCTCGCCAATGACGCGCGGCGCGGGCTGGCCACACCCACCGCAGCCGGACCCCATGCCGACGTGCTGATCGAGCAGCGGCCCACCCTGCCCGAGGCGCGCGTCAGCCTGCGCCGTCACGGCGAACGGGTCACGGCACTGGTCAACCTCGATCCGCTGTCGGACGTGCCGCCGAGCGCCCAGGCCCTCCTGGCCGCCGTCACCCTGGCGCGGCCCGGTGAGGTGCTGCTGGTGCGCCGGGCCAGCAAGGTCGCGCAGGCGCTCTGGCAACGGCCCGAGCGTGCCCTGCGCCCCGCCGCCCACGCCGAGCTGGCCCAGGCG
- the pyrE gene encoding orotate phosphoribosyltransferase codes for MDVLALYREAGAYHEGHFLLASGRHSPKFLQSTTVLQYPHLTGQIGQALAEKLREEGIQADLLVGPAMGGVVLAYEVARHYGTRAIFAEKDGKGGMKVREAFSIQPGETFVAVEDVLTTGGSVLKAVRAVEALGGRCVAVACIVDRRKEEGPLEGYPLVSLTRLTFDTYAPDEVPEWLAARPLQEI; via the coding sequence ATGGACGTTCTGGCGCTGTACCGGGAAGCAGGCGCGTACCACGAGGGGCATTTTCTGCTCGCGTCGGGCCGCCACTCGCCCAAGTTCCTGCAATCCACCACTGTGCTGCAATACCCCCACCTCACCGGGCAAATCGGGCAGGCCCTGGCGGAGAAGCTGCGCGAGGAAGGCATCCAGGCCGACCTGCTCGTCGGCCCCGCGATGGGCGGCGTCGTGCTGGCTTATGAGGTGGCGAGGCATTACGGCACCCGCGCCATCTTTGCTGAAAAGGACGGCAAAGGCGGCATGAAGGTCCGCGAGGCGTTCAGCATCCAGCCCGGAGAAACCTTCGTCGCTGTCGAGGACGTGCTGACCACCGGGGGCAGCGTCCTGAAGGCCGTCCGCGCGGTGGAGGCGCTGGGGGGCAGATGCGTCGCTGTCGCCTGCATCGTGGACCGCCGCAAGGAGGAGGGACCGCTGGAAGGGTATCCGCTCGTCAGCCTGACCCGCCTGACCTTCGACACCTACGCCCCGGACGAGGTGCCGGAGTGGCTGGCAGCGCGGCCCTTGCAGGAGATTTGA
- a CDS encoding DUF2268 domain-containing putative Zn-dependent protease (predicted Zn-dependent protease with a strongly conserved HExxH motif), with protein MANVLHLMTAGGLLSPELEAGVREVAQEALTRHAARLGLDGVDVAVYMTPWTLPETGVGGYSPLPHWVQVTLTPENPYFMTRWRTEVPATLAHELHHARRWRGPGYGRTLLEALVSEGLAQHFEAEERGAPPPYAHVDSSLDTLWQRARAELYTPTYNHAAWFFGSEAANLPRWAGYALGYELVRRFLNVEGGNAMSHADAPAELFRAVWEQGKS; from the coding sequence ATGGCAAATGTCTTGCACCTGATGACCGCGGGGGGCCTCCTCTCCCCCGAACTGGAAGCTGGGGTGCGGGAGGTGGCGCAGGAGGCCCTCACGCGGCACGCGGCGCGGCTGGGGCTGGACGGGGTGGATGTGGCGGTGTACATGACGCCCTGGACGCTGCCGGAAACAGGCGTCGGCGGTTACTCCCCCCTTCCCCATTGGGTACAGGTCACACTCACGCCAGAAAACCCGTATTTCATGACACGGTGGCGTACCGAGGTCCCCGCAACCCTCGCCCACGAACTGCACCACGCGCGGCGCTGGCGGGGGCCGGGGTACGGGCGGACGCTGCTGGAAGCCCTGGTATCGGAGGGACTGGCGCAGCATTTCGAGGCAGAGGAACGGGGGGCGCCGCCGCCTTACGCTCACGTTGACTCCAGCTTGGATACCCTCTGGCAGCGGGCACGGGCGGAACTGTACACGCCTACCTACAACCACGCCGCCTGGTTCTTCGGTTCGGAGGCGGCGAACCTCCCCCGCTGGGCCGGGTACGCGCTCGGCTACGAACTCGTGCGCCGCTTTCTTAACGTGGAAGGCGGCAACGCCATGAGCCATGCGGACGCCCCAGCCGAACTCTTCCGGGCTGTCTGGGAGCAAGGCAAATCGTAG